Proteins from one Actinomycetota bacterium genomic window:
- a CDS encoding dodecin family protein, whose amino-acid sequence MPVIKSIDLVGVSEDSWEDAARQALAEAAKTIRNITEMEVLHWTAVIDAGRIKEYHAHMRLNFRLER is encoded by the coding sequence ATGCCGGTGATCAAGTCGATCGACCTCGTGGGGGTCTCGGAGGACTCGTGGGAGGACGCCGCCCGTCAGGCGCTAGCCGAGGCGGCCAAGACGATCCGCAACATCACGGAGATGGAGGTCCTGCACTGGACCGCCGTCATCGACGCGGGCAGGATCAAGGAGTACCACGCCCACATGAGGCTGAACTTCCGCCTGGAGCGGTAG